The genomic DNA GCCGAACGCTCCAGAACGTTCGAGTACGCGGGGTTGTAGTCGCGGATCACGCGCCACGGCCCGTCCGTGAAGTACAGCACCGGGACGTCCGTCCGGAGGTAGGCCAGGCAGGGGGAGCCCGCGGGCGAGAAGATCAGGTCCGGCCGCTCCCGCTCGATCAGCCGGCCGAAGTACCATCCGTAGTAGCGCGCCAGCGCCGGGTCGTGGTCGTAGCTGTAGACCTTTCCGGTCAGCCCCAGGATCGCCCGGCGGGCGGCTCGAAAGGGAAGCAGGTTGACCGGCGCGGGCGACAGGTCCACCACCCTGCCCACGTGGCGGTCGATCGCCGCGCGAGAGAAGTACAGCGTCCCGGACCAGTTGCGGATGTCGTCCGCATCGCGGTGCTGGATGTACGCGACCTTCAACCGTTTCATCTCACGCGTCACGGCAGACCCCGCCCCAGGATGCACCCGCCGTCCAATGGCACACCCGGAATCGGGGTCCGTTCAGCAGCTTTGGTGCCATTCGCTCAGGCGCCGGCACCGGCGGGAGCGGGGAGCCCCCCGGTCCGCCGCGCCTCCCGCGCGGCGGAAGCCCCGGCGGCGGACTCCCTCTCCCCGTAGAGGAGGAACGAGGGGTTCCCGGAAAGCAGCAGCGACACCACGAACCAGTAGAACACCATCACGGGGATGAACAGCAGCGCCCCGTCGGACATGGCGACGACGAGGTAGACGACGAGCCCGGTCACCAGGCCACGCTTGTACTCCGTGGCGGAGAACGGGAGTGCGCCCGCCAGGTGCAGGAGGACCGGCGCCGTCATCCCCACCAGGAACGCCGCGAGCCCCACGATCCCGAAGTTGTGGAGCACCGAAAGGTAGACGATCTCCAGGATGGCCTCGAACGGGGTCCCCGGGAGCACGGTGGCGGTCTCCAGCGCGCTGAGCTGGCCGATGCGCCCGCCCAGCCTCCGGTCGAAGAGGAACGCCATGTCCCAGCCCATCAGGTTCAGTGCGTACCAGAGCCCTCCAAGCACCACCGCGAGCGAGCCGGCAAGGACCGCCACCGTGCGGAGCGAGATCCGCCGCACGTACAGCCGCTGCAGGATCTCGTACAGGATGAGCCCCGCCCACACCGTGCGCGAGAGCGTCAGCAGGAGCGCGAACTTCACCACCAGCTGCCGGGCGGGGCTCCGCTCCAGCCATGCGTACAGCGGGAGGAGGATCAGGATCGACACCCCGTAGATGTTTCCGTTGTTGTACGTCGAGATCAGCTTGAACACCCCGCCGCGGTCGATGAACTTGTCCTCCAGTGCCCCCACGTCGCCCGCGTTCACCGTCAGGTACGGGATCTCGATGAAGGAGCCCGTCTTCAACCGGTAGAAGAAGAGGAAGATCCCGTATACAGAGACGGCGAACACCCCCACGCGGATCAGCCCGAACAGGAAGCGCAGGTCGATGCGGTCGAGGTGGATCCCCAGGATCAGCACCATCATCCAGGGGATGAAGAAGAAGGTCACCACCAGGGAGATCGCGAACCCGAAGTCGACGATCCCGTTCGCCAGCAGCCCCATCCAGACCGCCGCCTGGAAGGGGAGCAGCATCGCCGGGACGAGAAGCCGGAGCTTCGCCACGGGAGCGGACCTCCCCAGGAGGATCGCCAGGGGGAACCAGAGGAAGACCAGCGCGAGCGCGATGTACCCCCACGTCAGCGGCACCCCGGCGACCTTGATCCCCCCCTTGGGGAAGACCAGGAGGAAGCCCACCAGGAGGAGAATGGCGCCCTTCTCGAACGCCGTCGGATGGGGGACGCGGGAGGCACGCTCACCCGCCGCCGCTGGGGCCCGCATAGCGATCACTCCTGCCCCCCGGCCACGCGGAAGAGGACGTCCGCGACCCCGCGGGCGGAGCGCTCCCAGGTGAACGACGCCGCCCGCTCCCGACCCCGGCGGACCAGCTCCGCGCGGAGCGCCGGCTCCCGCCGGAGACGGAGCACCCCCTCGGCGATGGCGCGGGGGTCCTCCGGGTCCGCCAGCAGCCCCGCGTCGCCCACCACCTCCGGGACGGAGGAGCGGTTCGAGGCCACCACGGGTGCCCCGGCCGCCATCGCCTCCAGCACCGGCAGGCCGAAGCCCTCGTACAGGGAGGGGAAGATGAGCGCCTCGCACCCCGCGTACAGCGCCCGCAGCTCGACGTCGGTCGCGCCGGCCACCTCGACGATGCGCCCGCCGACGCCCAGCTCCCCGGCACGCTGGAGTACGTCGTCCCACCCGCGGAACACCTCCCCCACGATGGCCAGCCGCAGCTCGGGCGCCTCGCCCCGGAGCCGCGCGAGCGTCTCGACGGCGGCGGCCAGGTTCTTGTGCGGCTTGCGGTTGCCCACGCAGAGCAGGTAAGGCTGCTCCACCCTGGGCGGAGGCGCCCCCGCCCCGGCGGCCGCCGCAAAGAACGGGCTCACGCCCAGCGGGACCACGTCCAGCTTCCGCTCGCACCCGGGGAAGCGCTCCACAAGGTCGCGGCGCGTGGACTCGGAGGTGACCAGCACCCGCCCGGCCCCTCCGACGGCGCGACGCAGCAGCAGCCCCGCCGCGCGGCGGCGCCAGAGCGGAAACGCCTCCGGGACCTTGAAGTGGATCAGGTCCTGGACGGTCACCACGCTCCGCTCGGGGAGCGCCAAGAGCGGGGCGTCGTAGTGCGGGAAGAACGCCACGTCCCCGCTCGCGACGCCGCTGGCGCGGAGCCGCAGCCACG from Longimicrobiaceae bacterium includes the following:
- a CDS encoding glycosyltransferase family 1 protein, encoding MPELRAEAPSRAGARSRRKPGRRGGQPGASIVVDARGVFTSGIGRYLREVLQVLFADPRFGRIRLLGAPEPLHDFCATVPGREKADVRPYPYGFYSPAAQAAWLRLRASGVASGDVAFFPHYDAPLLALPERSVVTVQDLIHFKVPEAFPLWRRRAAGLLLRRAVGGAGRVLVTSESTRRDLVERFPGCERKLDVVPLGVSPFFAAAAGAGAPPPRVEQPYLLCVGNRKPHKNLAAAVETLARLRGEAPELRLAIVGEVFRGWDDVLQRAGELGVGGRIVEVAGATDVELRALYAGCEALIFPSLYEGFGLPVLEAMAAGAPVVASNRSSVPEVVGDAGLLADPEDPRAIAEGVLRLRREPALRAELVRRGRERAASFTWERSARGVADVLFRVAGGQE